The genomic segment CCGCCCGCGCCCACCGGCGCTCGCTGCGGGCGGCACCGGCCCGGCTGTTCCGGCCCACTCGAAGCTCCAACGGTGTGTCCTCGAGGAACGGGGGCGATACCAGGATCACGCCCGCGATCCCGCCGGGATGCGCGGCGGCGTACCGGAGGGCCGGGGCGGCAGCGACCGAATGCGCGACGAGAACCGGTCTGCTCCGGACCGGAGCGAGCAGCTCGGCGAGCCAGTCCTCCGGCTCGACCGTGGCCCGGCCCGACCGGCCGAGCCCGGGAAGGTCGGCCAGCAACGCCGAGGCCTGCCCGTGCACGTCCTGCCACATCCGGTCATCGGCGGAAAGTCCGTTCAACAGCACGACTTCCGGCGTGTTCCGCTCCCCCGCGACGTAGGTTCTGGCACCACCGACGTCCTCGAATCCACCCGGCACCGGAGCCGGTGCCGCGCCGAACCCGTCCGCCACCAAGCGATCCGCCCAGCGGCGCAACGCGGACTCCACCGGCGGGTGCGGCGGACCGACGACCTTGGCCGACTCGGTGTCGTACCGGTCCTCGGTCAGGAAGGTCAGCGTCTCGGGGTCGGCGCCGGTCACCGCGGTGGGCAGGCGGCGCACCAGGCCGACCGGCACCCGCAGCTTCGGCGCCGGAACGCCCAGGTGCCCGGCCAGCAGCCGCACCAGTTCCGGCAGGTTCGGCGTGTGCTCGTCGAGCACCCAGTGCCTGCCACCGGGTTCGGTCAGGGTGGCCAGGAACTCGGCGAAGTGGTCCACGGTCACCACCGGCACGAAGGTCCGCGCGGTGCCCGGCAGGGCGGGGAGCTTGCCCGTCCAGAGCTGCCGGACCAGGTCGGCCAGGCCGAGGTACTGCCCGGCCTCACCGGTGGCCGAATGCCCGATGACACTGCTCGGATTCACCACGGTCAGCGGGATCCCGAGCTGGGCGGCGAGCACGCGCACGGCCGCGTCCGCCTCGGTCTTGGACCCTTCGTACGCCCCTTTGCTGCGGTACGACTCCGCCAGTTCGGCTTCGGGCAGCGGCCAGCGCGGCTCCGGATCGAGTCCGACGCGGTAGCCGGAGACGTGGACCAGGCCGTGCAGCTCCGGCCTGGTTCCGGCCCACCGGAGGACGTTCACCGCGCCATCGACGTTGACCGCCTGCGCTTCTTCCCGGCTGAGGCCGAACCGGTAGCGCGCGGCGACGTTGAACACGTCGCGTGCGCCCACGAGCCGTTCGTCGTCCTCGGCACTCAGTCCGAGCCCCGGACCGGCCGTGATGTCCCCGGCCACGAACAGCAGGCGCTCGACGTCCGCGCCGTGGTCCACCAGCCAGTCGCTCAGTCCACCCGGGTCGCGCACCACCGCCGCGACCCGCCGGCCCCGGCCGAGCAGGTGCAGCACCGTCCACCGGCCGAGGAAACCCGTCGCGCCGAACACCACGTCCATCAGGACCCCAGCAG from the Amycolatopsis magusensis genome contains:
- a CDS encoding alpha/beta fold hydrolase; translated protein: MDVVFGATGFLGRWTVLHLLGRGRRVAAVVRDPGGLSDWLVDHGADVERLLFVAGDITAGPGLGLSAEDDERLVGARDVFNVAARYRFGLSREEAQAVNVDGAVNVLRWAGTRPELHGLVHVSGYRVGLDPEPRWPLPEAELAESYRSKGAYEGSKTEADAAVRVLAAQLGIPLTVVNPSSVIGHSATGEAGQYLGLADLVRQLWTGKLPALPGTARTFVPVVTVDHFAEFLATLTEPGGRHWVLDEHTPNLPELVRLLAGHLGVPAPKLRVPVGLVRRLPTAVTGADPETLTFLTEDRYDTESAKVVGPPHPPVESALRRWADRLVADGFGAAPAPVPGGFEDVGGARTYVAGERNTPEVVLLNGLSADDRMWQDVHGQASALLADLPGLGRSGRATVEPEDWLAELLAPVRSRPVLVAHSVAAAPALRYAAAHPGGIAGVILVSPPFLEDTPLELRVGRNSRAGAARSERRWARAADDPAERRVLRALATEIGALTTPDPAQLPALVRRFADA